One Primulina huaijiensis isolate GDHJ02 chromosome 5, ASM1229523v2, whole genome shotgun sequence DNA segment encodes these proteins:
- the LOC140976933 gene encoding uncharacterized protein gives MVVTGNDPLESFFNSIQVFKSAFLPIESNFRKVVSCFHGVSENGNLNNSNNNNDVELVVAPLNVKRKSGASVDQLMVIKVDERKGIFTENRANGVCNDDRVGVEDMNVHSSKKGVKQRFGSDDREKENWKCFHIEVAWAFFINGFVQGIPTPFKSGKTWTQKMSRRDSSCCDGSGAQVEAKPRVASEIKQQESKVKEGKDLSFDYFIGIMFDQLSHLPKFDGGFPEHECANADHETSIPPINQFDHFKALTSILEGKTADVNGFLGNMKFARVGGVPSGIVEVPSVKDVGDDGVCNDANQVDNNNGGTSPQKVSTGLLSIPLSNVERLRSTLSTVSFTELIELLPQIGRSSKEDHPDKKKLFSVQDFFRYTEAEGRRFFQELDRDGDGQVTMEDLEVAMRKRKLPKRYAHEFMRRARSQLFSKSFGWKQFLSLMEQKEPTILRAYTSLCLSKSGTLQKSEILASLKNAGLPANEDNAVAMMRFLKADAEESISYGHFRNFMLLLPSDRLQEDPRSIWFEAATVVAVPPPVELPAGSVLKSALAGGLSSALSTSFLYPVDTIKTRVQASTLTFSEVISNLPQLGVRGFYRGSIPAILGQFSSHGLRTGIFEASKLVLINVAPTLPELQVQSIASFCSTFLGTAVRIPCEVLKQRLQAGLFENVGEAIVGTLQQDGLKGFFRGTGATLFREVPFYVAGMGLYAESKKAVQKLLERELEPWETIAVGALSGGLAAVVTTPFDVMKTRMMTAPPGRPITISMVALSILQHEGPLGLFKGAVPRFFWIAPLGAMNFAGYELTRKAMVKNEEAGEPVVQK, from the exons ATGGTTGTGACAGGGAATGACCCGCTGGAgtcattttttaattcaattcaGGTTTTTAAGAGTGCTTTTTTGCCCATTGAATCCAATTTTCGTAAGGTTGTGAGTTGCTTTCATGGGGTTTCAGAAAATGGAAATCtgaataatagtaataataacaaTGATGTAGAGCTAGTGGTAGCTCCGTTAAATGTGAAAAGAAAGAGTGGTGCGAGTGTTGATCAACTTATGGTGATTAAAGTTGATGAGAGGAAAGGGATTTTTACGGAAAATCGTGCCAATGGTGTGTGTAATGATGATAGAGTTGGGGTTGAGGATATGAACGTCCATTCGTCGAAGAAAGGGGTGAAGCAGAGATTTGGAAGTGATGATCGTGAGAAAGAAAATTGGAAATGCTTTCACATCGAGGTGGCATGGGCGTTTTTTATTAATGGATTTGTTCAGGGAATCCCAACCCCATTCAAATCTGGGAAAACATGGACACAGAAGATGAGTCGCAGGGATAGTTCTTGTTGTGATGGGTCAGGAGCGCAAGTGGAAGCAAAACCAAGAGTTGCTAGTGAAATCAAGCAGCAGGAGTCCAAGGTTAAAGAAGGAAAAGATTTGTCTTTTGACTATTTTATAGGGATAatgtttgatcagttgagtcATTTGCCGAAGTTTGATGGGGGTTTTCCGGAACATGAGTGTGCGAATGCTGATCACGAAACTTCGATCCCTCCCATTAACCAGTTTGACCACTTTAAGGCACTTACCAGTATTTTAGAAGGTAAAACGGCAGATGTGAATGGATTTTTGGGAAACATGAAGTTTGCACGAGTTGGAGGTGTGCCATCTGGTATTGTTGAAGTGCCTTCTGTAAAGGATGTGGGGGATGATGGAGTTTGTAATGATGCTAATCAGGTAGATAATAATAATGGAGGTACTTCTCCACAAAAGGTGTCAACTGGTTTGCTAAGTATTCCACTATCCAATGTTGAGCGATTGAGATCGACTCTATCTACTGTCTCATTTACAGAATTAATTGAGCTTCTACCTCAGATAGGTAGGTCTTCAAAAGAAGACCACCCTGACAAAAAGAAACTTTTCTCAGTCCAGGATTTCTTCAGGTATACAGAAGCTGAAG gaaGGAGGTTTTTTCAGGAGTTGGATCGAGATGGAGATGGACAAGTTACAATGGAAGATCTTGAAGTTGCTATGAGAAAAAGGAAACTGCCAAAGAGATATGCTCATGAATTTATGCGCCGTGCTAGAAGTCAGTTGTTCTCGAAATCTTTTGGTTGGAAACAATTCTTATCCTTGATGGAACAGAAAGAACCAACAATACTTCGTGCTTACACCAGTCTCTGTTTGAGCAAGTCCGGGACTTTACAGAAAAGTGAGATCTTGGCATCACTGAAGAATGCTGGACTCCCAGCGAATGAAGATAATGCTGTTGCCATGATGCGTTTCCTGAAAGCCGATGCTGAGGAATCGATATCTTATGGGCATTTCAGGAATTTTATGCTATTGCTCCCATCAGACCGACTTCAAGAAGACCCACG AAGTATCTGGTTTGAAGCTGCGACGGTGGTGGCTGTTCCTCCACCAGTAGAATTACCTGCCGGAAGTGTTTTAAAATCAGCATTGGCTGGAGGGCTTTCTTCTGCATTGTCTACATCTTTCCTGTATCCAGTTGACACAATTAAG ACACGGGTGCAAGCTTCAACCCTTACCTTCTCAGAAGTTATATCAAATCTTCCTCAACTTGGAGTTCGAGGATTTTATAGAGGTTCCATTCCAGCTATATTAGGTCAATTTTCAAG CCATGGTTTGCGAACGGGAATTTTCGAAGCAAGCAAGCTTGTTTTAATAAACGTTGCACCTACACTTCCAGAATTACAG GTTCAATCTATAGCATCATTCTGCAGCACATTTTTGGGAACAGCGGTTCGGATACCTTGTGAGGTGCTGAAGCAAAGGCTGCAAGCTGGTCTATTTGAAAATGTAGGGGAAGCCATTGTCGGAACGTTGCAGCAAGATGGTCTCAAGGGGTTTTTCCGTGGTACTGGTGCAACCCTCTTTCGCGAGGTTCCATTTTATGTTGCAGGCATGGGCCTCTATGCTGAGTCAAAGAAG GCTGTCCAGAAGCTTTTAGAACGAGAACTCGAGCCTTGGGAAACAATCGCAGTCGGAGCTTTATCCGGAGGGCTAGCTGCTGTCGTAACAACTCCATTTGATGTTATGAAGACAAGAATGATGACTGCTCCTCCAGGGCGACCTATAACAATATCAATGGTAGCCCTCTCTATTTTACAACATGAAGGGCCCCTTGGACTATTCAAAGGAGCTGTGCCTCGATTCTTTTGGATTGCTCCATTAGGCGCCATGAACTTTGCTGGTTATGAGCTCACTAGAAAAGCGATGGTCAAAAACGAGGAAGCTGGCGAACCAGTTGTGCAGAAGTAG
- the LOC140976949 gene encoding glutathione S-transferase L3-like isoform X1 yields MATFNLSYQRYIPCYTHGKCQKWSNLGLQLCFKNPIVFHSSFGKSNIAVALSATASGIVKEVLPPAFNSSSDPPTIFDGIPKLYISYSCPYAQRVWITRNYKGLQDKIKLVPIDLHDRPSWYKEKVYHENKVPALEHDNQVKGESLDLIRYIDSNFEGPSLFPSDPVKREFAEELLSFTNTFYKAVTTSLKEDKMNEAAASLPFDDIETALSKFDDGPFFLGQFSLVDIAYAPFIERFQPFFLEVKKFDITDSRPKLCVWIEEMNKIEAYRQTQRDAEEHLESYKKRFST; encoded by the exons ATGGCTACTTTCAACTTAAGCTATCAACGCTATATCCCTTGTTACACTCATGGCAAATGCCAGAAATGGAGTAATCTTGGTCTCCAGTTGTGCTTCAAGAACCCAATAGTTTTCCACAGTTCCTTTGGGAAAAGCAATATTGCAGTAGCACTATCAGCAACGGCTTCTGG AATTGTGAAGGAGGTCCTTCCACCTGCTTTTAATTCCTCTTCGGATCCGCCAACAATTTTTGATGGAATCCCCAA GCTGTATATATCTTACTCGTGCCCGTATGCTCAACGCGTGTGGATTACTCGGAATTATAAG GGATTGCAAGATAAGATTAAATTGGTCCCGATTGATCTTCACGACAGGCCATCTTGGTACAAGGAGAAAGTGTACCATGAAAATAAG GTGCCGGCCCTAGAACACGATAACCAAGTTAAGGGAGAGAGCCTCGACTTGATTCGATATATTGATAGTAACTTTGAAGGGCCTTCACTTTTTCCCAGT GATCCTGTAAAGAGAGAGTTTGCTGAGGAATTACTTTCGTTCACCAACACTTTCTACAAAGCTGTTACAACTTCTTTAAAGGAAGACAAAATGAACGAAGCTG CAGCCTCGCTTCCTTTTGATGATATTGAGACTGCTCTTTCCAAATTCGACGATGGACCTTTTTTCCTAGGCCAGTTCAGTTTG GTGGATATAGCTTACGCTCCTTTCATCGAAAGATTTCAGCCCTTTTTCTTAGAAGTAAAGAAATTTGACATTACTGACAGCAGGCCAAAACTTTGTGTATGGATTGAG GAGATGAACAAGATTGAGGCATACAGACAAACTCAACGCGACGCCGAGGAGCACCTTGAAAGCTACAAAAAACGTTTCTCGACATAA
- the LOC140976949 gene encoding glutathione S-transferase L3-like isoform X2, whose amino-acid sequence MATFNLSYQRYIPCYTHGKCQKWSNLGLQLCFKNPIVFHSSFGKSNIAVALSATASGIVKEVLPPAFNSSSDPPTIFDGIPKLYISYSCPYAQRVWITRNYKGLQDKIKLVPIDLHDRPSWYKEKVYHENKVPALEHDNQVKGESLDLIRYIDSNFEGPSLFPSDPVKREFAEELLSFTNTFYKAVTTSLKEDKMNEAASLPFDDIETALSKFDDGPFFLGQFSLVDIAYAPFIERFQPFFLEVKKFDITDSRPKLCVWIEEMNKIEAYRQTQRDAEEHLESYKKRFST is encoded by the exons ATGGCTACTTTCAACTTAAGCTATCAACGCTATATCCCTTGTTACACTCATGGCAAATGCCAGAAATGGAGTAATCTTGGTCTCCAGTTGTGCTTCAAGAACCCAATAGTTTTCCACAGTTCCTTTGGGAAAAGCAATATTGCAGTAGCACTATCAGCAACGGCTTCTGG AATTGTGAAGGAGGTCCTTCCACCTGCTTTTAATTCCTCTTCGGATCCGCCAACAATTTTTGATGGAATCCCCAA GCTGTATATATCTTACTCGTGCCCGTATGCTCAACGCGTGTGGATTACTCGGAATTATAAG GGATTGCAAGATAAGATTAAATTGGTCCCGATTGATCTTCACGACAGGCCATCTTGGTACAAGGAGAAAGTGTACCATGAAAATAAG GTGCCGGCCCTAGAACACGATAACCAAGTTAAGGGAGAGAGCCTCGACTTGATTCGATATATTGATAGTAACTTTGAAGGGCCTTCACTTTTTCCCAGT GATCCTGTAAAGAGAGAGTTTGCTGAGGAATTACTTTCGTTCACCAACACTTTCTACAAAGCTGTTACAACTTCTTTAAAGGAAGACAAAATGAACGAAGCTG CCTCGCTTCCTTTTGATGATATTGAGACTGCTCTTTCCAAATTCGACGATGGACCTTTTTTCCTAGGCCAGTTCAGTTTG GTGGATATAGCTTACGCTCCTTTCATCGAAAGATTTCAGCCCTTTTTCTTAGAAGTAAAGAAATTTGACATTACTGACAGCAGGCCAAAACTTTGTGTATGGATTGAG GAGATGAACAAGATTGAGGCATACAGACAAACTCAACGCGACGCCGAGGAGCACCTTGAAAGCTACAAAAAACGTTTCTCGACATAA
- the LOC140976934 gene encoding NADH dehydrogenase [ubiquinone] 1 alpha subcomplex subunit 8-B, translated as MASGSDVAGNPVPTSSVLMAAAKHIGTRCRGENVAFLKCKKDDPNPEKCLDKGRQVTQCVLHLLRDLHQSCNKELDSYAGCMYYHTNEFELCRKEQAEFEKACPL; from the exons ATGGCGAGTGGCTCAGATGTGGCAGGAAATCCAGTCCCGACATCTTCCGTGTTGATGGCAGCTGCCAAACACATCGGAACTAGGTGCCGTGGCGAGAATGTAGCATTTTTGAAGTGCAAGAAGGATGATCCTAACCCTGAGAAATGCCTTGACAAAGGACGTCAAGTTACGCAATGTGTGCTTCACTT ACTTAGAGATCTTCACCAGAGTTGCAACAAAGAATTAGATTCATATGCTGGGTGCATGTATTACCACACGAATGAATTCGAACTATGTCGCAAAGAGCAAGCTGAGTTTGAGAAAGCCTGCCCCTTGTGA
- the LOC140976935 gene encoding uncharacterized protein — MNMEEEKRCPLCAEEMDWTDQQFKPCQCGYQVCVWCWHHIIDMAEKEETEGRCPACRTIYDKDKIVAMQTDCGRTVNKNSTRKNKPPKVKPKTTEVKKDLTNVRVIQRKMVYVIGLPLSLADEDLLQRKEYFGQYGKVDKVSLSRTAGGAIQQFVNETCSVYITYSREEEAIRCIQSVHGFVLEGRFLRASFGTAKYCHAWLKNMPCNNPTCLYLHSIGADEDSFGKDEVAAVHTRSRVQQIVGAIDSAVTRSGDVLPPPVDDIYSSSSAFTDKLASQNTMDAVPGSVNGKGEIIFSLPSTEKQGGIAAPLKMTTFVDIVGRSNCPDLEKDGNVHEDRVLKLCSELSSVTTSGDIHAGQSYSFPNLFRVSSSNHIENGISKNIPDRQAGEDSLLFEDQGSKDLYGPSQKSCFLHPSYAANMSEDSCGPALLQNKTHSLGDFSVDHNNEHNREDEASLPVRCVNSVLSDAWQEMKFQNSSKSDRIYRSSSSFSNDEIVEHLRRLDDGNLPNDDENSGLEAVESSIISNIMSMDFDPWEGSSTKTNDASEFLDETRGLNGSSWNTLNSDQSAYSYFRRDGFGSQVVGSVLRDFGDNKEQYLRKPQYPGTRAQSLAPPGFAATSRDPPPGFSSCERTGGMSRIPSGSPLVNTNSLSSTLLQLPSTEFSSSTDNVNFINPAMLSCGVVKPLNVQKIPGFEMMPVSTPNRSAYEDDKKLWLMMQQQSLSAHKDSKLNQLFALQNPSLLHEFGHTNHMGNELSLDHIYGLSSRLVNQHQNYDTSSFTQLSQQKYANGHISNTNGYHMRSFDDFQRKGGMPMTELGRNERLGVNKYFPGYGDLMFSSGDV; from the exons ATGAACATGGAAGAGGAGAAGAGGTGTCCACTGTGCGCGGAGGAAATGGATTGGACGGATCAACAATTCAAGCCTTGCCAATGTGGTTACCAG GTCTGTGTTTGGTGTTGGCATCATATAATAGACATGGCAGAGAAAGAGGAAACAGAGGGAAGATGTCCTGCTTGTCGAACAATATATGATAAAGATAAAATTGTTGCAATGCAGACAGATTGTGGAAG GACGGTGAATAAAAATTCTACTCGCAAAAACAAGCCACCAAAGGTCAAGCCAAAGACTACTGAAGTAAAGAAGGATCTTACTAATGTCAGAGTCATTCAACGCAAAATGGTGTATGTGATTGGGCTACCTCTTAGTCTTGCCGATGAAGAT TTATTGCAGCGAAAAGAATATTTTGGTCAATATGGGAAAGTTGACAAGGTCTCTCTCTCAAGAACAGCTGGTGGTGCAATTCAGCAATTTGTCAATGAGACTTGCAGTGT ATACATAACTTACTCAAGAGAGGAGGAGGCAATTCGATGTATTCAATCAGTGCATGGTTTTGTCCTAGAAGGTAGATTTTTAAG AGCATCGTTTGGTACTGCAAAATATTGCCATGCTTGGCTGAAAAACATG CCTTGCAACAATCCCACTTGTTTATATTTGCATAGTATTGGAGCTGATGAAGATAGTTTTGGAAAAGATGAGGTTGCTGCAGTTCATACGAG GAGTAGGGTTCAACAAATTGTTGGTGCTATTGATAGTGCGGTAACACGGTCGGGGGATGTGTTGCCACCACCAGTGGATGATATCTACAGTAGTAGCAGTGCTTTTACTGACAAACTCGCATCCCAAAATACCATG GATGCAGTTCCTGGCTCGGTAAATGGCAAaggagaaattattttctcactTCCTTCCACAGAAAAGCAGGGAGGTATTGCAGCGCCCCTCAAAATGACAACTTTTGTCGATATTGTTGGCCGTTCTAATTGTCCTGATCTCGAAAAAGATGGAAATGTACATGAAGATAGGGTTTTAAAATTATGCTCCGAATTATCTTCAGTTACAACGAGCGGAGATATACATGCGGGACAGTCATATTCTTTTCCTAACCTCTTCAGAGTTTCATCATCCAATCACATTGAAAATGGAATATCTAAAAATATCCCAGATAGACAAGCCGGGGAAGATTCATTATTATTCGAAGATCAAGGATCTAAAGATCTCTATGGTCCAAGTCAAAAGTCTTGTTTTCTTCATCCATCTTATGCTGCAAACATGTCGGAGGATTCCTGTGGTCCTGCATTGTTGCAGAATAAGACTCACAGTTTGGGAGACTTTAGCGTGGATCATAATAATGAGCACAATCGTGAAGATGAGGCTTCTTTACCTGTCAGATGTGTAAATTCTGTATTAAGTGATGCATGGCAGGAGATGAAGTTCCAAAATTCTTCCAAATCAGATAGAATATATAGAAGCTCCAGTTCATTTTCCAATGACGAGATAGTAGAGCACCTGCGAAGACTTGATGATGGTAACTTGCCCAATGATGACGAAAATTCTGGTTTAGAAGCTGTGGAGAGCAgtataatttcaaatatcatgTCCATGGATTTTGATCCGTGGGAAGGGTCTTCGACAAAGACTAACGATGCATCAGAATTTCTTGATGAAACTCGTGGCTTGAATGGTTCTTCGTGGAATACCCTTAATAGTGATCAATCagcttattcatattttagaaGGGATGGCTTTGGGAGTCAAGTAGTTGGGTCTGTCCTTCGGGATTTTGGGGATAACAAGGAGCAGTATTTGCGCAAGCCTCAGTATCCAG GAACTAGAGCTCAAAGTTTGGCACCACCAGGGTTTGCAGCGACCTCTAGAGATCCACCTCCTGGGTTTTCTTCTTGCGAGAGGACAGGCGGCATGTCCCGTATCCCATCTG GAAGCCCTTTGGTGAATACTAATTCTTTGTCCAGCACTTTGCTTCAACTCCCTTCTACCGAATTCAGTAGCAGCACCGATAATGTCAATTTCATCAATCCTGCCATGTTAAGCTGTGGTGTAGTTAAACCATTGAACGTCCAGAAAATCCCGGGCTTTGAAATGATGCCAGTTAGTACACCAAATCGCAGTGCATATGAAGATGATAAAAAACTTTGGCTTATGATGCAACAGCAATCATTATCTGCACATAAAGACTCGAAACTCAATCAATTATTCGCCCTGCAAAATCCTTCTCTGCTGCATGAATTTGGTCATACCAATCATATGGGGAATGAACTTTCTCTAGACCATATTTATGGCTTGTCGTCAAGGTTAGTCAATCAACATCAGAATTATGACACATCTTCCTTCACGCAACTGTCACAGCAGAAATATGCAAACGGGCACATTTCAAACACAAATGGATACCACATGCGTAGTTTTGACGACTTTCAACGTAAAGGTGGCATGCCGATGACAGAACTTGGGAGAAACGAGAGATTAGGTGTAAACAAGTACTTTCCTGGGTATGGGGATCTAATGTTTAGTTCAGGTGATGTATAA
- the LOC140976948 gene encoding APETALA2-like protein 3 → MLDLNVVAGSFSVDYSVSGDEFHTQKTEAADVDSVTSTTTSTTNNAAADDREDSNSSSRRNTILSTLNFSILNGNVVEVGDDVNSNDFVDKHELQLFPGEMTSLDSLSSPPAASRSKCWLNLSLPDVSVLGGAELGTYKAQVPVNRLQQPPVKKSRRGPRSRSSQYRGVTFYRRTGRWESHIWDCGKQVYLGGFDTAHIAARAYDRAAIKFRGVDADINFNISDYEEDLKQMKNLTKEEFVHILRRQSAGFSRGNSKYRGVTLHACGRWEARMGQFLGKKAYDKAAIKCNGSEAVTNFEPSIHEREIRMSSRDGGSCSSLDLNLGISLASISPNGHEATGSLPLPYASCEMPDGKIIKVENSPAVPPHGLEMATKYPHMLTGGFATSNEERGMVTNKEANPFPGFHNWPWKIQSHGVVNPVNLLSSAASSGFSSSTTVPYPNPLLSSTSRGKFPTSAFQGLQ, encoded by the exons ATGTTGGATCTGAATGTTGTTGCGGGATCGTTCTCGGTGGATTACTCCGTCTCCGGGGATGAGTTTCACACCCAGAAGACTGAGGCCGCTGACGTCGATTCCGTGACTTCCACGACCACCTCTACCACCAACAATGCGGCGGCGGACGATCGTGAAGATTCTAACAGCTCTAGTCGCCGGAATACGATCCTCTCCACGCTCAATTTCTCTATACTCAACGGAAACGTCGTAGAGGTCGGAGACGATGTGAATAGTAACGACTTTGTTGATAAGCACGAGTTGCAGCTTTTCCCGGGTGAGATGACGTCGTTGGATTCTTTGTCTTCTCCTCCTGCGGCTTCCAGGTCTAAGTGTTGGTTGAATTTATCGCTGCCGGATGTTTCAGTCTTAGGAGGGGCAGAATTGGGAACTTACAAGGCGCAGGTGCCGGTGAATCGCCTGCAGCAGCCACCGGTGAAGAAGAGTAGGCGTGGGCCACGCTCTCGTAGCTCACAGTATCGAGGGGTTACCTTCTATCGGAGGACCGGAAGATGGGAATCTCATATCTG GGATTGCGGCAAACAAGTCTATTTGG GTGGATTTGACACAGCTCATATCGCTGCTAG AGCATACGATCGAGCGGCGATCAAGTTTCGTGGAGTTGATGCTGACATAAATTTCAATATCAGTGACTATGAAGAAGACTTGAAACAG ATGAAGAACTTGACCAAAGAAGAATTTGTTCACATTCTTCGTCGGCAAAGCGCTGGGTTCTCTCGAGGAAACTCAAAGTACAGAGGAGTAACTCTACATGCATGTGGTCGCTGGGAAGCAAGAATGGGTCAATTCCTAGGAAAAAA GGCTTATGATAAAGCAGCCATCAAATGTAATGGGAGTGAGGCAGTCACCAACTTTGAGCCAAGCATACATGAGAGAGAGATAAGAATGAGTTCGAGAGATGGAG GTAGTTGCAGCAGTCTTGATCTTAATCTTGGGATATCTTTAGCTTCAATTAGTCCAAATGGTCATGAAGCTACCGGAAGTTTGCCGTTGCCATACGCATCCTGTGAAATGCCTGATGGGAAAATCATAAAG GTAGAAAACTCCCCTGCCGTTCCCCCCCATGGGCTAGAAATGGCCACCAAGTATCCTCACATGTTGACTGGCGGGTTTGCAACAAGCAACGAG GAAAGAGGAATGGTAACAAACAAGGAAGCAAACCCTTTCCCTGGATTCCATAACTGGCCCTGGAAAATACAAAGCCACGGTGTGGTCAATCCCGTCAACCTTTTATCTTCTGCAGCATCATCAGGATTCTCTTCCAGTACCACTGTCCCTTACCCCAATCCCCTTCTGTCTTCAACATCCCGAGGCAAATTCCCCACGTCTGCTTTCCAAGGCCTTCAATGA